One genomic segment of Sphingobacteriales bacterium includes these proteins:
- a CDS encoding response regulator, whose protein sequence is MNKLLVHGNNTSFNRYDFFTGTEQFVFDIDIDKDVDLYINEILEMEITEGLKKRIEKSDIVFIKIALTQNYLEYFGLRLAYHIRLAKNLGEKSKIPIVFIAEESFQFLGSTCHEPSILFTKGIYLIKETLEDLEDIKNRYANGSIKPLDGYDSFINSILIHPPSNYKSHHSIANEWAIYRWATALQINDDQIRTIEKTIGSNLYFKYLQFKYPIAELSPVAETTEPANRVVPKRGNVLYIDDEVNKGWHSIFTKICSDRLFKSQFESIGGDFKNLSKEEIIENSLGMVKGDFNPDIVILDFRLHDDDFEDAKSFEPARPEDVTGYKILVQIKAYNPGIQVIVLSATNKIWNFMELHAAGADDFIIKESPELSVDENYSRKAIDKIYKSIEKGLTRAKYLKHAFNFLNESNEILENKNIPDELKTTIKKQLELSYFLLSRAGKEEEFAYAFVALYMIIESINKEFVIKSSNYKWIFNNGGNDLDLLDWGYKEENQIYTNTNTPVTGTQPPEWQKLAGLYFQIWNGEDHGLIRTAYHLIKKRNGFIHNDKKILDYQDNRGNYLNHDIFTPNGTISLFECIGEIFKSIQTKDTAIEKKPGIQ, encoded by the coding sequence ATGAATAAACTTTTAGTACATGGCAATAACACATCGTTTAACAGGTACGATTTTTTTACAGGAACAGAGCAGTTTGTCTTCGATATTGACATAGATAAAGATGTTGATTTGTATATAAATGAAATTTTGGAAATGGAGATTACAGAAGGATTAAAAAAGAGAATAGAAAAAAGCGATATTGTTTTCATTAAAATTGCCTTAACCCAAAACTATTTAGAATATTTTGGTTTGAGATTAGCCTATCATATAAGGTTAGCTAAAAATTTAGGAGAAAAATCAAAAATACCAATTGTTTTTATTGCCGAAGAAAGTTTTCAATTTTTAGGCTCAACCTGCCACGAGCCATCAATATTATTTACAAAGGGTATTTATTTAATAAAGGAGACGCTGGAAGATTTAGAAGATATAAAAAACAGGTATGCAAATGGAAGTATAAAACCATTAGATGGTTATGATTCTTTTATAAATTCCATTTTAATACACCCACCTTCCAACTACAAATCCCATCATTCTATTGCCAACGAGTGGGCTATTTATCGTTGGGCTACTGCTTTACAAATAAATGACGACCAGATTCGAACCATTGAAAAAACAATAGGCAGCAATCTGTATTTTAAATATTTACAATTTAAGTACCCAATTGCAGAGCTTTCTCCAGTTGCAGAAACTACTGAGCCAGCAAATCGGGTTGTTCCGAAAAGAGGTAATGTTTTATATATAGATGACGAGGTGAACAAAGGATGGCATAGTATTTTTACAAAAATCTGTTCTGACAGGCTCTTTAAATCTCAATTTGAATCTATTGGGGGTGATTTTAAGAATTTAAGCAAGGAGGAGATTATCGAAAATTCGTTAGGTATGGTCAAGGGCGATTTCAATCCCGATATTGTTATTTTAGATTTCAGGCTTCATGATGATGATTTTGAAGATGCAAAATCCTTTGAACCTGCAAGACCCGAAGATGTTACTGGATATAAAATTTTAGTACAGATTAAGGCGTATAATCCTGGTATTCAGGTTATTGTTTTATCGGCAACAAATAAAATCTGGAATTTTATGGAGTTGCATGCAGCAGGCGCAGATGATTTTATCATAAAAGAATCGCCCGAACTAAGTGTTGATGAAAATTATAGCAGAAAAGCTATCGATAAAATCTACAAATCTATTGAAAAGGGGCTAACGCGAGCTAAATATTTAAAGCACGCTTTTAATTTTTTGAACGAATCGAACGAAATTTTAGAAAACAAAAATATTCCTGATGAGTTAAAAACCACTATTAAAAAACAGCTTGAACTTTCTTATTTTCTTTTATCCCGTGCTGGAAAAGAGGAGGAGTTTGCCTATGCTTTTGTTGCGTTATACATGATAATCGAGTCAATTAATAAAGAGTTTGTTATAAAATCGTCAAATTACAAATGGATTTTTAATAATGGCGGTAATGATTTAGACCTTTTGGATTGGGGTTACAAGGAGGAAAATCAAATTTATACCAATACCAATACCCCGGTTACTGGCACTCAACCGCCAGAATGGCAAAAATTGGCAGGCTTGTATTTTCAAATTTGGAACGGCGAAGATCATGGTTTAATTAGAACGGCATATCATTTAATCAAAAAAAGGAATGGTTTTATTCATAATGATAAGAAAATTTTGGATTATCAAGACAATAGAGGTAACTATTTGAATCACGACATATTTACACCCAACGGAACGATTAGTCTGTTTGAATGTATAGGCGAAATATTTAAATCCATTCAAACCAAAGATACCGCAATAGAAAAAAAGCCGGGAATACAATAA
- a CDS encoding AAA family ATPase — MLKGYAGSGKTTILAGLVEYLASIEKDFALMAPTGRAAKVIREKTGQEAFTIHKSIYSYDNMMPVEEGDSFFYSYKIRNNVAVAGKIFIVDEASMLSDVKSEGEFFRFGTGHLLSDLISYTRVAQPNVNSKIIFVGDPCQLPPVGDNSSKAFDASYLEEKFNLASEETEMKEVQRQGGDSGILKTAAKIRKCISSGYFNNFNLRSNGKNILNPSYETFLKTWQEAANPKIIIASKNKTCHNLNLQIRERRFGSAALPLQKTDIVIMGGNNYKKGVFNGEFAVVNEVSDTVTRRTIALRGKNQVELCWREVELIFPDAENNSKIVTGKMLENFLYGDNALKPEETQALFVDFRNRHQALKPKTEEFKEAIMQDEFFNCLLMKFGYAVTCHKAQGGEWDNVFTIWDNDNTEGFNCFNDKQQKSGKTNQHFYRWAYTAITRAAKTLYALNPPFFNSYSALAFVDLPVQDALNELTGTQAQTEEIWLDNTLLQQLSSLHLLAQAIPIQDHFIKIRHAVKKQNIDIVAWNKIGFEIRYTFSREQDKAVFRTYINGQNVFKNAITVMPNQSPNNEFNKAIAELVNHLPNITVKRNTAETIITQIEFDLELEEKFPFTKSLFDDLVFLFKDTEIAIDDIEHLQYKERYTFKRNSEKAVLDFEYNKNGFFGRIVPIQNLTNSPSLLSNIKTALQTFKQEEYAS; from the coding sequence ATGCTAAAAGGGTATGCAGGTAGCGGTAAAACAACCATTTTAGCAGGTTTGGTCGAGTACCTCGCTTCTATTGAAAAAGATTTTGCCCTGATGGCACCTACCGGAAGAGCAGCCAAAGTAATAAGGGAAAAAACCGGGCAGGAGGCTTTTACTATCCACAAATCTATTTACAGCTATGATAATATGATGCCCGTTGAAGAAGGCGATTCTTTTTTTTACTCCTACAAAATCAGGAATAATGTAGCGGTGGCTGGAAAAATTTTTATTGTGGACGAAGCTTCTATGTTGTCTGATGTTAAAAGCGAGGGCGAGTTTTTCCGTTTTGGCACCGGGCATTTATTATCCGATTTGATTAGTTACACCAGAGTTGCCCAGCCAAATGTAAATTCTAAAATTATTTTTGTTGGCGACCCCTGCCAGTTGCCACCCGTAGGCGATAACAGCTCAAAAGCCTTTGATGCCAGCTATCTTGAAGAGAAATTTAATCTTGCCTCAGAAGAAACTGAAATGAAAGAAGTGCAAAGGCAGGGCGGCGATAGCGGTATCTTGAAAACTGCGGCAAAAATTCGCAAGTGCATTTCATCCGGATATTTTAACAATTTTAATCTGCGTTCAAACGGTAAAAATATTCTAAACCCTTCTTACGAAACTTTCCTGAAGACCTGGCAAGAGGCGGCAAATCCAAAAATTATTATAGCCAGCAAAAACAAAACCTGCCACAACCTTAATTTACAAATAAGAGAACGGAGGTTTGGCAGTGCTGCTCTGCCGCTTCAAAAAACAGATATTGTAATTATGGGCGGCAACAATTACAAAAAAGGTGTTTTCAACGGTGAGTTTGCCGTAGTTAATGAGGTAAGTGATACCGTTACAAGGCGAACCATAGCATTAAGGGGTAAAAATCAGGTTGAACTTTGCTGGCGTGAGGTAGAATTGATTTTTCCGGATGCAGAAAACAATAGTAAAATTGTAACCGGCAAGATGCTCGAAAATTTCCTTTATGGCGATAACGCCCTAAAACCCGAAGAAACCCAGGCATTATTTGTTGATTTTAGAAACCGCCACCAAGCGTTAAAGCCAAAAACAGAGGAGTTTAAAGAAGCCATCATGCAAGACGAATTTTTTAATTGCTTGTTGATGAAATTTGGGTATGCCGTAACCTGCCATAAAGCACAGGGCGGAGAATGGGATAATGTTTTTACCATTTGGGATAACGATAATACAGAAGGCTTCAACTGTTTTAACGATAAACAACAGAAATCCGGCAAAACAAATCAGCATTTTTATCGCTGGGCATACACGGCTATTACCCGTGCGGCAAAAACATTGTACGCATTAAATCCACCTTTTTTTAATTCTTATTCGGCTTTGGCTTTTGTTGATTTACCTGTACAAGATGCCTTAAACGAATTAACCGGAACACAGGCTCAGACAGAAGAAATATGGCTCGATAACACGTTGCTGCAACAACTATCAAGTTTACACCTGTTGGCGCAGGCAATTCCAATACAGGATCATTTTATAAAAATCCGCCATGCCGTAAAAAAACAAAATATAGATATAGTAGCATGGAATAAAATAGGTTTTGAAATTAGGTACACTTTTTCGAGAGAACAAGACAAAGCAGTTTTCAGAACTTATATAAACGGGCAAAACGTGTTTAAAAATGCAATAACAGTAATGCCCAACCAATCTCCAAACAACGAGTTTAACAAGGCAATAGCCGAATTGGTAAACCATTTGCCAAATATTACCGTTAAGAGAAATACTGCCGAAACAATTATAACCCAAATAGAATTTGACCTTGAATTAGAGGAAAAATTCCCCTTTACCAAGAGTTTGTTTGACGACTTGGTATTTTTGTTTAAAGATACCGAAATTGCAATTGACGACATTGAACATTTGCAGTATAAAGAACGCTATACCTTTAAACGAAACAGCGAAAAAGCTGTTTTAGATTTTGAATACAACAAGAATGGTTTTTTTGGCAGAATAGTGCCCATTCAAAATTTAACCAATAGCCCATCCTTGCTCTCCAATATTAAAACCGCATTGCAAACTTTTAAACAAGAAGAATATGCCAGCTAG
- a CDS encoding sodium-translocating pyrophosphatase: MEFLVYLLPIFGVLGLIYMYVQFNWVSKQDAGEEQMRTISKHIADGAMAFLKAEYRVLAIFVLIASVLLGIMSQIVATSHWLIIAAFIVGACFSAIAGFIGMKIATRANVRTTQAARTSLAQALKVSFTGGAVMGLGVAGLAVLGLSLLFALFYSFFMGGNMAGGGYQKMTLVLEVLAGFSLGAESIALFARVGGGIYTKAADVGADLVGKVEAGIPEDDPRNPATIADNVGDNVGDVAGMGADLFGSYVATVLATMVLGNYVIRDNPQLTDSFGGIGPILLPIAIAGLGIIFSIIGTWFVNVKDDGTANSDKVQGALNRGNWFSIILTGIACYGLIAWMLPKEITLSFFGEGTRTISSLNVFGAVAVGLVVGALISLITEHYTGLGKGPVNAIVQRSATGAATNIIAGLGQGMLSTALPIIIFSGAIIITYWLAGFYGVAISASAMMATTAMQLAIDAFGPIADNAGGIAEMSHLPKEVRERTDILDSVGNTTAAIGKGFAIASAALTALGLFAAYVTFTGIDGINIFKAPVLAALFLGGMIPVVFSALAMNSVGKAAMAMVNEVRRQFREIKGIMEGTGKPEYGRCVEISTQAAIREMMLPGLITIISPIIIGFVLGAEALGGYMAGVTVSGVMWAIFQSNAGGAWDNAKKSFEKGVTIDGQVYYKGSEPHKAAVIGDTVGDPFKDTSGPSMNILIKLTCLVGLIIAPILGGHTSAGSGGHGNLQQQKQHPDKINSQQKIAQTALNPQLNDSKTISYPPAQK, encoded by the coding sequence ATGGAGTTTTTAGTGTACCTACTACCAATTTTTGGCGTTTTAGGCCTTATATATATGTACGTCCAGTTTAACTGGGTGAGCAAACAAGATGCCGGCGAAGAACAAATGCGCACTATTTCAAAACATATAGCCGATGGCGCTATGGCCTTTTTAAAAGCCGAGTATCGAGTGTTAGCTATTTTTGTGCTTATTGCCAGTGTATTGCTTGGTATTATGTCGCAAATAGTGGCTACCTCACATTGGCTAATAATAGCGGCTTTTATTGTTGGTGCATGCTTTTCGGCCATAGCTGGTTTTATTGGAATGAAAATAGCTACTCGTGCCAATGTGCGCACTACACAAGCCGCCCGTACAAGTTTGGCACAGGCCTTAAAAGTTTCGTTTACTGGCGGAGCTGTTATGGGCTTAGGCGTTGCGGGTTTGGCTGTTTTAGGCTTAAGCCTGTTGTTTGCCTTATTTTACTCGTTTTTTATGGGCGGAAACATGGCTGGTGGCGGCTACCAAAAAATGACCCTTGTTTTAGAAGTATTGGCAGGTTTTTCTTTAGGTGCCGAAAGCATTGCCTTGTTTGCCCGCGTTGGAGGCGGTATATACACCAAAGCTGCCGATGTAGGTGCCGACTTGGTAGGTAAAGTAGAAGCCGGCATTCCCGAAGACGACCCCCGCAACCCCGCTACCATTGCCGACAACGTAGGCGATAACGTAGGCGACGTAGCCGGCATGGGTGCCGACTTGTTTGGCTCGTATGTGGCTACCGTTTTAGCCACTATGGTATTGGGTAATTATGTAATACGCGACAATCCACAACTAACCGATAGTTTTGGCGGTATTGGGCCTATTTTATTGCCTATTGCCATTGCCGGACTGGGCATTATTTTTTCAATCATTGGAACCTGGTTTGTAAATGTTAAAGACGACGGCACAGCAAACTCCGACAAAGTTCAAGGTGCTTTAAACCGCGGCAACTGGTTTTCGATAATTTTAACAGGTATTGCCTGCTATGGCCTAATTGCTTGGATGCTGCCCAAAGAAATTACTTTGTCGTTTTTTGGTGAAGGAACTCGCACTATTAGCTCGTTAAATGTATTTGGCGCTGTTGCGGTAGGTTTAGTTGTTGGCGCATTAATATCGTTAATTACCGAACATTATACCGGATTAGGAAAAGGCCCCGTAAATGCCATTGTGCAACGTTCGGCAACAGGCGCAGCAACTAATATTATTGCCGGATTGGGGCAAGGTATGCTTTCAACAGCATTGCCAATTATTATATTTTCAGGAGCAATTATTATTACCTACTGGTTGGCCGGATTTTATGGCGTTGCAATATCGGCATCGGCCATGATGGCAACCACAGCCATGCAATTAGCTATTGACGCTTTTGGCCCTATTGCCGACAACGCCGGCGGTATTGCCGAAATGAGCCACCTGCCCAAAGAAGTGCGCGAGCGCACCGACATTTTAGACTCGGTGGGCAATACCACTGCCGCCATAGGTAAAGGCTTTGCTATTGCATCGGCGGCACTTACAGCACTTGGTTTGTTTGCCGCTTATGTTACCTTTACGGGTATTGACGGTATTAATATTTTTAAAGCACCGGTTTTGGCAGCCCTGTTTTTAGGCGGCATGATTCCGGTTGTATTTTCGGCTTTGGCTATGAACTCGGTAGGTAAAGCTGCAATGGCTATGGTAAACGAAGTGCGCCGGCAGTTCCGCGAAATTAAAGGGATTATGGAAGGCACCGGCAAACCCGAGTATGGCCGTTGTGTAGAAATATCAACCCAAGCAGCCATACGCGAAATGATGCTGCCCGGATTAATTACCATTATTTCGCCCATTATAATAGGTTTTGTGTTAGGTGCCGAAGCGTTGGGTGGCTATATGGCCGGCGTAACTGTTTCGGGGGTTATGTGGGCAATTTTTCAAAGCAATGCCGGCGGCGCTTGGGATAATGCCAAAAAATCGTTCGAGAAAGGCGTTACCATTGATGGCCAGGTTTATTATAAAGGCAGCGAGCCTCATAAAGCCGCCGTTATTGGCGATACCGTAGGCGACCCCTTTAAAGATACCAGCGGCCCTTCGATGAATATTTTAATTAAATTAACTTGTTTGGTGGGCTTAATTATAGCACCAATTTTAGGAGGGCACACCTCAGCCGGTAGCGGGGGACATGGCAATTTACAACAACAAAAACAGCATCCGGATAAAATAAACAGCCAACAAAAAATTGCCCAAACTGCATTAAATCCCCAACTTAATGACAGTAAAACAATATCATATCCTCCAGCACAAAAATAA
- a CDS encoding glycosyltransferase produces the protein MPTSIVFTVINDLNFDQRMQRICTALADAGYKITLVGRILPHSKPLPTMPFEQVRLKNWFNKGKLFYIEYNLRLAWWLLRHKFDVYSATDLDTALPQYFAAHFWHKKPFVYDAHEYFPHLPEIINRPLVKRFWLWVERTIAPAANAAYTVSDSYAQIFKQKYGKTFGVVRNATVLQPQHQLPNLPNNAEIFNKTYILYQGAVNIGRGIEQVIEAMPLINENCFLYICGDGDVLANCKALVNKLNLQNSVHFFGRIPPEQLRMFTQHATLGFTFFSNQGLSYELSLANRFFDYMHAGVPQLCSNFTEYAAINAKYQIALLLPNLQPAQIAQAANQLLNDPKLYQSLRQNCLAAREVYNWQNEAKTLLTIYQNIAPAPQMS, from the coding sequence TTGCCGACCTCCATCGTTTTTACCGTCATCAACGACCTGAATTTCGACCAGCGAATGCAGCGAATTTGCACCGCACTGGCAGATGCAGGCTATAAAATTACATTGGTAGGCCGGATATTGCCCCACTCTAAACCATTGCCCACCATGCCTTTTGAGCAGGTACGGCTTAAAAATTGGTTTAACAAGGGTAAACTGTTTTACATAGAATATAATTTGCGTTTGGCTTGGTGGCTGCTTCGCCACAAATTTGATGTTTACAGCGCAACCGATTTAGATACCGCTTTGCCCCAGTATTTTGCTGCCCATTTTTGGCACAAAAAACCCTTTGTTTACGATGCCCACGAGTATTTTCCGCACCTGCCCGAAATTATTAACAGACCTTTAGTAAAACGTTTTTGGCTTTGGGTCGAGCGCACCATTGCACCCGCCGCCAACGCTGCTTACACAGTTAGCGACTCGTATGCGCAAATTTTTAAGCAAAAATATGGTAAAACTTTTGGTGTAGTGCGCAATGCCACCGTTTTACAGCCTCAGCACCAGTTGCCTAACCTGCCCAATAATGCCGAAATTTTTAATAAAACCTATATCTTATACCAAGGAGCCGTAAATATTGGGCGCGGAATTGAGCAGGTAATTGAAGCAATGCCGCTAATAAATGAAAATTGTTTCTTGTATATTTGTGGCGATGGTGATGTGTTGGCCAATTGTAAAGCATTGGTAAATAAGCTAAATTTACAAAATAGCGTGCATTTTTTTGGCCGGATACCCCCCGAACAACTCCGGATGTTTACCCAACACGCCACTTTGGGATTTACTTTTTTTAGCAACCAAGGACTAAGCTACGAGCTTTCGCTGGCCAACCGATTTTTCGATTATATGCACGCAGGTGTGCCACAGTTATGCAGCAATTTTACCGAGTACGCCGCTATTAACGCCAAGTATCAAATTGCACTTTTATTGCCTAATTTGCAGCCCGCGCAAATTGCACAGGCGGCCAACCAACTGCTCAACGACCCAAAATTATACCAAAGTTTACGTCAAAATTGTTTAGCTGCCCGCGAAGTGTATAATTGGCAAAACGAAGCAAAAACCTTACTGACCATCTACCAAAATATAGCGCCCGCCCCTCAAATGAGCTAA
- a CDS encoding DUF4296 domain-containing protein: MKLKKLLSILLLWLLLITGFVSCTANTDDDDGHNKQTALSETSRNNVPSQKMAVILADIHLAEAAHELRTKLGPDSTCLQPIPDYYGQIFALHGVTAQQFKQTYYWYLNNPAELETLYDEVIAKCLEREK, encoded by the coding sequence TTGAAATTAAAAAAGCTTTTATCTATATTATTGTTGTGGTTGCTGCTAATAACGGGCTTCGTTTCGTGCACTGCCAATACTGACGATGATGACGGCCATAACAAACAAACAGCCCTAAGCGAAACAAGCCGCAATAATGTTCCAAGCCAAAAAATGGCAGTAATTTTAGCCGATATTCATTTGGCAGAGGCAGCACACGAATTGCGCACAAAATTAGGACCCGACAGCACTTGTTTGCAACCAATTCCTGATTATTACGGACAAATTTTTGCCCTGCATGGGGTAACTGCGCAACAATTTAAACAAACCTATTATTGGTACTTAAATAATCCCGCCGAATTAGAAACCCTTTACGACGAAGTAATTGCCAAATGCCTCGAACGCGAAAAATAA
- a CDS encoding helix-turn-helix domain-containing protein, which produces MKLKLIKNENDYNQALERLEKIFDVKPGTEEGDELEILGILIDNYEKEHFPIELPDPIEAIKFRMEQLNYSQNDLAEIIGLKSRVSEILNRKRKLSLGMIRKLSEKLHIPSEVLIQAY; this is translated from the coding sequence ATGAAACTAAAGCTAATAAAAAACGAAAACGATTACAATCAAGCACTTGAAAGACTTGAAAAAATTTTTGATGTAAAACCCGGAACAGAAGAAGGCGATGAATTGGAAATTTTGGGAATTTTAATTGACAATTACGAAAAGGAACACTTCCCTATTGAACTTCCTGACCCGATTGAAGCCATTAAATTTCGGATGGAACAATTAAATTACTCACAAAATGATTTGGCAGAAATAATTGGACTAAAAAGCAGAGTGAGTGAAATTCTAAACAGAAAAAGAAAATTGTCGCTCGGAATGATTAGAAAACTAAGCGAAAAACTACATATTCCATCTGAAGTCCTGATTCAGGCGTATTAA
- a CDS encoding type II toxin-antitoxin system HigB family toxin has protein sequence MRVIAKKILREFWKAHSDCEQQLKAWYQEASNTTWQNINELKADFPSASILNDNKVCFNIKGNNYRLIVRINFSYQMMWIRFIGTHAEYDKIDINKM, from the coding sequence TTGAGAGTAATTGCAAAGAAAATATTACGTGAATTTTGGAAAGCTCATTCTGATTGCGAACAACAATTAAAAGCGTGGTATCAAGAAGCAAGTAATACAACCTGGCAAAACATAAATGAATTGAAGGCAGATTTTCCGAGTGCAAGTATTTTGAACGATAACAAAGTTTGTTTTAACATAAAAGGGAATAATTATAGACTGATTGTCAGAATTAATTTTTCTTATCAGATGATGTGGATTCGATTTATTGGAACACACGCTGAATATGACAAAATAGATATAAATAAAATGTAA